The Fusarium poae strain DAOMC 252244 chromosome 2, whole genome shotgun sequence nucleotide sequence AGAGTATCATTTAGGACAGACGAAGAATTATGGTGGATTACTAAAACGGCCAAGTCAACAGTCCGTTACATCGATCTACGTATCAGTGCATGGGGAGCGTTCTGCGTGCCCTTGGAGACATATTTTGGCTGTCGCTGGTTAATATGTTCATGGTTATTGATACTTAACTGTCATTCATACTCAGGTTCTGCCCAATTTCACAATTCACACATACGCGAGCCCAGAAATCGAAGACCTTGGAACGCACAGTTGAGTCAATCTAGAACTGTCTATGGCATTCAATTTACGATCGTATTCCCACCAACCATTCTCAACATGTTTGATAAAAGCGGCCtataatttataagtaaCGAATAAGAAATCAGACCCGTAGCCCCATGTCTGACTGTCGAGATTCAGGCATTAGTGGAGATGCAGGTGAGATACCTTGCACAGCCCCTGAGCTGACAATGATGAGCGATATATTTCTCTGTTGCTATAGCTCATCACCCTTCTATCAATTTAATTACACATATATTCCCAATACTTCTGAtactctttaataaaatccaACTAGTCGAGCTCGGGCCGCTTTGCGTTTCCTGTTTTTAAAAGTTATGGATTCCGACTCAGAAGAGTATGACGACACCCAGGACAACCCATACGCCGCATTGGGAGAACAATCAAGAAGAGTAAAAGTTTTATTATACCCAAAGAAACTATATCCGGAGACCAGAGGCGTGACTCTCAACGAAAAGGATGTAGTCACAGAAGCTATTATGGCGGGTCTGGATCCGAACACGCGCTGGGCAGAGGATGTACTTGTCGAGACAATTCCAAAAGGCGGCTGTGTCGTGCCGTCTCACCCCAGGGACTCGGACACTTGGCCACATTGGAATACACCGCTCCATCGTGCCATAAAGTTCTCTGATTATGAAACAGCTGAGTTTCTGCTTCATCATGGTGCCGACGTAAATTTATACAACGCCGTCGGTAAGACGCCACTACACGAGGCTGTATGGAACAAGAAACATGATGCAATCCGATTTCTTGTTCAACATGGAGCTGATATGGACAACTTTACTATTGGAGCAAGCATTCGGTATGAAGATGAAGGAAAGGATATACATGGCGCCGCAGAGGAACTCAATATCCAAAGAGCTCTTTCGTTTTCGGATTTCACTTCAGTACAACTTTTGGTGGAGGCAGGAGTTGATCTATGTCATCCCTCACAGCACCCATGGACAGTGCTCGATCTTGCACTCCTATACGGAGACGGAAGGATCATTGTGTTTTTGCAAAGTCAGGGATATAAACTACCTATGGGAGGAATACATTTGTTCAAAAGCGATTACCGAGATTCTTCACTAGAACTTCTTGCTTTCACAAAAGACGGTAATATTGTTCCGTCAAAAGAACTTTATGAAGCGTACCGCTTTGTGCTGGGAAAGATAGACCAAGCCACGATCACTGATGTCGAGATCCTCGTTGGAAAGTTTTTCGAGGCCCTGCATGATACTGCCACTGGTATCTGCAACACCAGACATATGAgaacatgttcttcttgccagGGCTTCCAGCTCGCAGTCAGACGCATATATGAATCAGAAGCTCATTTCAGTTTTGATCTTCACCCAACCAGACAGCACCTGATTGATTCTGCAAGCAACGGATGTCCAATTTGCGCCATCATTGCTGATGCTCTAGACCACCGGGAAAGAAACCCGAGATCGCCGAACCAAGGTTTTGGTAGACAAGTCGGTCCGAAATCCGACTCTGTCCAACTACAGCCAGTAATGTCGGATACGAACTTGAACTGTATTCCAGTATTCTGTGGCGAGCTCGACATTATAATAGATGTTTTTCCAACAGATGACTCTTTTGTTGCTTCTGGAGACATCTATCAGACCGACACTAGCACCGGTTCAGCAAGTGCCATGATAATGGCGAAGACCTGGCATCGGATTTGTCGAGAGAACCACGCCGAGTGTCAGGAAGCGTTTGACAAAAGACCACGAAAGGATATCATGCCAAGACGACTTCTTCAAGTAGGCACATCCCAGACAGAACCACGCATAGTACATTCGCCAAACAATGTACCTTATTGTGCGTTGTCGTACTGCTGGGGAGCTAAAGACTTTTTTATCACGAAGCGAGATAATCTCGCCCAAAATATGACTGGAATTCCCATGAAATCTTTCCCAGCTATAATGCAAGATGCGATATCCGTGGTCCGATCCTTAGAGTATGAGTACATCTGGATAGATGCACTGTGCATTGTACAGGATGATGAGCAGGACTGGCTTCATGAAGCTACAATAATGGGAGACGTTTATTCCAACGCCGAACTCACCATATCCACTCTAGTCAGCGGTGACTGTCATACAGGTCTCTTCCAACCACGATCTGTCCGAATTACGCACCCTGTACGCCTGGACATATGGCAGCCCAAGATCGGACGCAAGGCCAATACCTCCCAGGCCTTAATCCCTGAGTGGTTACAGAATGATATGAAGACTTTTGGACCCGTACACTCTAGGGGCTGGACTTTACAGGAACAACTTCTGAGTACGAGAATCCTCTACTTTGGTGGCGGGATACTGCATTTTGAATGTCTTCATGACTATGTTGTTGAGGCTAATCCTGGTGGATACTTACGACGACGATACATGCACGACGATGATCTGAACAAACGACGTGATACCAAGAGGGCACTTCAAGGTGTAatagcccgtgacactagaCCATGGAGAACCCGCGAGGAGACGCCGCCGTTTGAGCTGTGGAAACAGCAAGTCGAAGAATTCACACAGAGAAATCTCACTAAAGCTAGTGACAGATTACCTGCTTTCGATGCTATTTCTAAGAGCTTGGCAAGAGTCATTGGATGCAGTCCACTGTGTGGGATCTGGGATGGAAACAAGCTGCTTGAAAGTCTTTGTTGGAAGACTAAGAACCGTCTTCCTGCCCCAAGAAACTCTCCTGGTATACCATCGTGGACTTGGATAGCTGGGTCTGGCGAGATTTCATTCGACTTGACGAACCGAGACGGAAGGGAAGGCGTCCAAGTTTCTTCGGGTGTCACAGTGGTTTCGATAAACACTGAGACCGCGGGTTCTTCCATTACTCTCAAAGGGGACCTTCATCGTAAGCAGCCTCTCAATGATGCACTTCTAGAGCAGTGGAAAGAACTCGTTATCAAGAAACGGCATAGGCCAAGCGTGTATTTGGACCATAACATGGGAAATGACCCAGACATCTATACTTTTGATACACTTCACTTTCCAGAGGGACCACCGCCTAAAGGTTATGGTTACCCAAGGTGGCCTAATGGTCGAAACGCTGCAACGTTGAGGATTTTACTCCAGAAAGTCGATAATAGACCGAATACCTTCCGAAGAATTGGTATTGGCATGATATTGGAGGAACACTCAAGCATTGGTAGACGACCCAAGCCTGTTTATCATGAAGGAATGATACCAGTGCCATGTATCGACTATGGAATGACCCCAGACAAGTGGTTGAAGATCGATGAGGAGACATGGGTTAATCAGCAGTTTACGATCATTTAGTAATGGAGTTAAGCCATTCAGACATGAAGACATCCGGGTTGGAATGAAAGTCATTAAAATAGTGTGTGCTCAAGTTGGCTTTGTACTTTGCTATTTCCTATGAGACTGTAAGGCAAAGTGAATAAGAAGGCTAGGGAGGTAAGACTCACTAGGAAGGTTGCAATAGTTGGAACGCCTATGATTCATCATTTATTCACCATCTTTATCGTGATCAATGGTTGTCTATAGGGCTCTATATTGATGAAAGTTCAATGGGAAGTAGAAACGGAGTTATTGCCACGTATTTCACATGTCCCATATATTTCTATCACATATTTGCCGCCTTTGATTGACTACCCTATTACCTCGGCAATGGTAGATCATGGCCCGATAGAGCTTATAAGTCCGTGAACACGTACAGCAATCCACTGCACTCGTTGTCATAGATTCCCAATATGGCCTACAACTTTGGTTAGAGCCTTGTTCGGCTCTTTGCCGGCGGTGACGCCGATTCATGAGGCCATCGTGACCAAGGATTGTCGTTTCTTCACACTAATTCTAGCTGCGTAGTGAATATTAGATAGACTAAATAATATGACAGCTTCCTGAAGGATTCTTCCACCACGGAGAATTAATCTTGGCTTACAGACGTCAAGACAATAGGACCGAAAACGTCAGGATATAGTCAAATTCGGCTGAAGGCATGACCTAGAGAATTTTCACTACGCATATAACTCTGGAAGATGTTGGATTGACCATTGAGAGCGTATGCAATAAACAGCATCTCAAGTACGACACAAGTCCACTCACACTTGCGGGGGCGGCCCGAATTCAAGAGTGAGTATATTCTGCCTATTCATCTAGACTACCTGCGAATAGTGTCAAATCTAAGCATACTAACTATGTGCTGGTGTAAGGAGTTGCCCGTTCGGTCCCGAATTAAACTTTGTTGTCCAAGACCTCCGTCGCCCAAAAAGGTAGGTCGTAACGTAAGAGAGCCAGTGAAACAATGGCTCCAGTCTTCAATTCCATGTTATTTCCTAGGCATTGAACACTCCTCGATCTGATCGTGAACCGAGATGAAAAGGAAACACGCGCGCGCGGAAACTCCGCTGACAAGAGTGATACTAGTGTAGATGTGTTTCGGGCCGATACTGCAGAGCAGCATTGAGTGGTCTGAGGTCATCTGGCTCATCCCTGTTCGTGATCATCCACTGAAACATGGTACGCTCGTGCCCCAGATTCCGATGAGAATGACCCCGCAAAACAGGGCATAGATCATGCTAATCGGGGGTTTCCATCAGTGGGTGTCCGAGTTCTAGAACTAGTCTGAATCCTTCACTCTGATCCTCTGAACAATGCTCGACACTGCAATCAAATCCTTCGCAGTGTACTCGAAACGACCTAGATAGTCTTGTCTTAGACACGGACAGATCACAACGTGACATAAAACGAGCTTGGTCCCGCGATTTCCTAGTCACAAAATCATCATCCATCATTCTCACTCTTTCATTCAATTATTACCTCTTCATCCCTTCTGTTGATCATGAAACTTCTTCAACTTGCCGCCCTGGCGGCTTCCATCAGCCCATTCGCCAGCGCAGCCGACGCAAACGCCTGGAAGTCGCGAAACATTTACTTTGCTCTCACAGATCGAGTTGCCCGTAGCGGTAGTGATAGCGGTGGCAATGCCTGCAACAATCTCGGAAATTATTGCGGTGGAACCTTTAAGGGTCTTGAGGCTAAGCTTGATTATATCAAGGGCATGGGATTCGACGCCATTTGGATCACTCCTGTTGTGGAAAGTGAGTACCTTGTTTTCGTACCTGTTTGGACAGTGGCTAACCTTTTCGTAAAGACACAGATGGCGGATACCACGGATATTGGGCCAAGGATCTGTACGAGGTCAATGCCAAGTATGGAACCAAGAACGATCTGAAGAATCTGGTCAAGGCTGCTCACAGCAAGGTAAGGGGATATCATCCCACCTACACTCTAATCCTTTCTTGGAGGACATTCACTGACCGCCCCAGAACATGTACGTCATGGCCGATGTCGTGGCAAACCATATGGGTAAAGGCATCCAAAACCACAGACCTGAACCTCTCAACCAGCAGAGTTCCTACCACTCTTCTTGCGCAATTGATTACAACAACCAGAACAGCATTGAGCAGTGTGAGATCGCTGGTCTACCCGATCTCAACACTGGTAGCGCAACAGTCAAGAAGGTCCTCAACGACTGGATCTCATGGCTGGTCTCCGAATACAGCTTCGATGGTATCCGCATCGACACTGTCAAGCACGTCGAAAAGGGCTTCTGGCCTGATTTCCAGAAGGCCGCAGGTGTTTTCTCTATCGGTGAAGTCTGGGATGTAAGCCCTGATTACCTTGCGGGGTACTCAAAGGTTATGCCTGGTCTGTTGAACTACGCCATTTACTACCCCATGAACCGCTTCTATCAGCAAAAGGGTGACCCATCCGCGGTGGTTGATATGCACAATGAGATCAGCCAAAAGTTTGATGATCCAACTGTCTTGGGTAAGTCATGATACAAATGAGGTCTAATTATATCAACTAAATGGTTTGTACAGGAACATTTATCGATAACCACGATAACCCTCGATGGTTGAGCCAGAAGAACGACAAGGCCCTCCTCAAGAACGCCCTTGCGTATGTTATTCTCTCCCGCGGTATTCCTATTGTCTATTACGGCACTGAGCAGGGTTACGCCGGAGGCAACGATCCCGCCAACCGTGAGGATCTCTGGCGCAGCAACTTCAAGACAGACTCAGACCTTTACCAAACAATCTCCAAGCTCGGAAAGGCCCGCTCCGCTGTTGGCGGTCTCGCAGGAAACGATCAGAAGTTCTTGAAGTCCAACGACAGTGCACTCATCTGGAGCCGTGCTGATGGCGATCTAATTGTTGTGACTTTGAACCGTGGAAAGGGATATTCTGGGGAGTACTGCTTCAACACCGGCAAGAACAACAAGACTTGGGACAGAGTTCTAGGTCAAGGAACCGTCAAGTCTAATGGCAACGGCCAGCTATGTGTTAGCTACACTAACGGCGAACCTGAGGTTCTTGTTGCGGCAAACTAGTGGATGGTCAAGGTTAAAAGTGACTAGTACTGGTTACAGTCTTTTGTGTTGTATTTTACTTCTTATCTTTTGGACATAGCTTGAGCTCAGCAATTATCATCTTCATTCCATTTATCCAAGTCCAGTCTCAAAATAGGTGAACCGTCTAAAAACAATGTGGCCAATGAGATGATAAAAACAATAACAGCGGGACTCTATGATTATTTCATATTTGTCCTGATGATACGAGGTGCACAATGTTGCGCTCTATGTACTGAGTATTTCACCCTGTCTTTGTCGTCGCATTGATTGTACTTGACACTGGTTCAATCCCTGAAGGACCTAAAACATGGCACAATAACAGGGGTCGGGGTGAGTCACGCCGCGTCGATGCTGCAATCTATTTCTCTGGCTTTCACCACGGCGCATAGTAAAATATGAAGGAAACTGTAGGTTATTAAATAAATGTCTGTTAGTTTCGCACGTGTTAGGGTACTCCCTCGACATTAGACTAGCTGCCAAACTACCTGACTTTTACACATCATCTTGACTTTCAGGGATAACTACTCCTACGCTAATAACTGCTCTATTCATTCATACTGTTTGTACCTGTTGTCCCCTCTTCATGATTGGATACTCATCCCTGAGCCAAGCGACGAAAAAGGAATAGAGGAAATGACGTGCGCGGTCGACAATAAATAATGCTTAACTAAAATAAAGTATCTATCTGACTGTCAATCAACTGTTTTTACTCCTTCATTCTTTCTTTCGTCAACCTCGTTGCTAAACAGACAAACACGTCATGACCGTCGGAGGCTGGGAACACACCATGCGCAGAGCTGCAGATGATAGTCTGCAGACTCTCAAAGTCAATTGGCATCTTGGCTTCACTGCATTCGGCGGTCCGCCTGTTCACTTTAAAATTGTCAGCTAAATCATCCCTTCTCTATTATTGACTCAAACTAACAACCCCAAGTTTCACGACAaattcgtcaagaagctgAAATGGATAGATGAACAAATAGTAAGCCTTCATCGAAACCACAGAACCAACAAACCTAACATTTTCTAGTATCAAGAGCTCTTTAGTGTCTCGCAAGCTCTTTCTGGTCCTGCAAGCACAAAAATGCTGTACTGCATCAATCTCATCCACGGCGGGTTCC carries:
- a CDS encoding hypothetical protein (SECRETED:SignalP(1-19)~CAZy:GH13_1~CAZy:GH13~CAZy:GH13_2~CAZy:GH13_20~CAZy:GH13_36~CAZy:GH13_19~CAZy:GH13_7~CAZy:GH13_6~CAZy:GH13_37~CAZy:GH13_15) → MKLLQLAALAASISPFASAADANAWKSRNIYFALTDRVARSGSDSGGNACNNLGNYCGGTFKGLEAKLDYIKGMGFDAIWITPVVENTDGGYHGYWAKDLYEVNAKYGTKNDLKNLVKAAHSKNMYVMADVVANHMGKGIQNHRPEPLNQQSSYHSSCAIDYNNQNSIEQCEIAGLPDLNTGSATVKKVLNDWISWLVSEYSFDGIRIDTVKHVEKGFWPDFQKAAGVFSIGEVWDVSPDYLAGYSKVMPGLLNYAIYYPMNRFYQQKGDPSAVVDMHNEISQKFDDPTVLGTFIDNHDNPRWLSQKNDKALLKNALAYVILSRGIPIVYYGTEQGYAGGNDPANREDLWRSNFKTDSDLYQTISKLGKARSAVGGLAGNDQKFLKSNDSALIWSRADGDLIVVTLNRGKGYSGEYCFNTGKNNKTWDRVLGQGTVKSNGNGQLCVSYTNGEPEVLVAAN